A stretch of the Rosa rugosa chromosome 5, drRosRugo1.1, whole genome shotgun sequence genome encodes the following:
- the LOC133710862 gene encoding transcription factor MYB90-like, with product MELRKGAWTKEEDHLLRKCIEKHGEGRWHKIPLQAGLKRCRKSCRMRWLNYLKPTIKRGEFEDDEVDLMIRLYKLLGNRWSLIAGRLPGRTSNDVKNYWSARRRRNMDLNIVKDKSREMTKTTIIKPRPRIFTKSLHIPGDRAATSKNSNINISLPPVNGLDEWKIVPAEHVPTNLWVQDMASVTETCVNVAERSFESDLWHFLQEEMREQDSDI from the exons ATGGAGTTGAGAAAAGGTGCATGGACCAAAGAGGAAGATCATCTTCTCAGGAAATGCATTGAAAAACATGGAGAAGGAAGATGGCACAAGATTCCTCTCCAAGCAG GCTTAAAGAGATGCAGAAAGAGCTGTAGAATGAGGTGGTTGAATTACCTGAAGCCAACCATCAAGAGGGGAGaatttgaagatgatgaagtaGATCTAATGATTAGGCTTTACAAGCTTTTAGGAAACAG GTGGTCATTGATTGCTGGCCGACTTCCGGGAAGAACCTCAAATGATGTGAAAAACTATTGGAGTGCTCGGCGAAGGAGAAATATGGATTTGAACATCGTAAAAGATAAATCTCGAGAAATGACAAAGACCACTATAATAAAGCCTCGACCACGGATCTTCACAAAAAGTTTACATATTCCGGGTGATAGAGCAGCAACCTCAAAGAATAGTAATATAAACATATCATTACCCCCAGTAAATGGACTTGATGAGTGGAAAATTGTACCAGCAGAACATGTCCCTACAAACTTATGGGTTCAAGATATGGCCTCAGTGACCGAAACATGTGTCAATGTTGCCGAACGAAGTTTCGAATCTGACCTCTGGCATTTTCTCCAAGAAGAGATGAGAGAACAAGATTCAGACATCTGA